A single window of Gymnogyps californianus isolate 813 chromosome 16, ASM1813914v2, whole genome shotgun sequence DNA harbors:
- the CFAP73 gene encoding LOW QUALITY PROTEIN: cilia- and flagella-associated protein 73 (The sequence of the model RefSeq protein was modified relative to this genomic sequence to represent the inferred CDS: inserted 1 base in 1 codon): MAFDLEEYLRVAFRDKLRLPTVPTWDAATLLPSIRLLLKRREVAEVEQALQSQREEFRQRMERLAQRRQQLGQREEQLRDVVLKFDAFLKASAARQERALQRADKERVRVAAQGAEAARLRQELAGLLRQRERLARRLRSLRSFGDYLRGVLARMGQFQDIPAMLAHFGALXGARAALVQQAAAGQERLAQGWAQLQQYRKEAGSKLLRTNDELAQLHARLEAARHDVLQWESSWAHIQSTATQKTLLLGQIKLAVLNLFQLVTTWLKVPADVALEDTEAQLDTVLLCMQDLAAICAELCPRQRGPCPPRLPVATSMRPLRRGGAREPLSQE, from the exons ATGGCCTTCGACCTGGAGGAGTATTTACGCGTGGCTTTCCGGGACAAGCTGCGGCTGCC GACGGTGCCGACGTGGGACGCTGCCACTCTGCTGCCCTCCATACGCTTGCTGCTGAAGAGGCGGGAGGTGGCGGAGGTGGAGCAGGCGCTGCAGAGCCAGCGGGAG GAGTTTCGGCAGAGGATGGAGCGCCTGGCGCAGCGCCGGCAGCAGCTGGGCcagagggaagagcagctcCGGGATGTTGTCCTCAAATTCGACGCCTTCCTCAAG GCTTCAGCAGCGAGGCAGGAGCGGGCGCTGCAGCGGGCAGACAAGGAGCGGGTACGGGTGGCGGCGCAGGGTGCCGAGGCCGCCCGCCTGCGCCAGGAGCTCGCGGGGCTGCTGCGGCAGAGGGAGCGCCTGGCCCGGCGCCTGCGGAGCCTCCGCAGCTTCGGCGACTACCTGCGGGGCGTCCTGGCCAGGATGGGGCAG TTCCAGGACATCCCGGCCATGCTGGCCCATTTTGGGGCAC GGGGGGCACGGGCAGCCCTGGTGCAACAAGCAGCAGCGGGGCAGGAGCGGCTGGCCCAGGGCTGGGCACAGCTCCAGCAATACCGCAAGGAGGCCGGCAGCAAGCTCCTGCGCACCAACGACGAGCTGGCCCAGCTCCACGCACGCCTGGAAGCCGCCCGCCACGACGTGCTCCAGTGG GAATCCTCCTGGGCCCACATCCAGAGCACGGCCACCCAGAAGaccctgctgctggggcagaTCAAGCTGGCAGTGCTAAACCTCTTCCAGCTCGTCACCACGTGGCTCAAGGTCCCCGCAGACGTGGCCCTGGAGGACACCGAGGCCCAACTGGACACG GTGCTGCTCTGCATGCAGGACCTGGCTGCCATCTGTGCCGAGCTGTGCCCCAGGCAGCGGGGGCCGTGTCCCCCACGCTTGCCTGTTGCCACCAGCATGCGCCCGCTGCGCCGCGGGGGTGCCAGGGAGCCTCTGAGCCAGGAATAG